A single window of Streptomyces griseoviridis DNA harbors:
- a CDS encoding pyruvate dehydrogenase, which yields MAKQNVAEQFVDILVRAGVERLYGVVGDSLNPVVDAVRRNSAIDWVHVRHEETAAFAAGAEAQITGKLTACAGSCGPGNLHLINGLYDAHRSMAPVLALASQIPSSEIGLGYFQETHPDRLFTECSHYCELISSPQQMPRLLQSAIQHAVGQSGVSVVSLPGDIASEAAPDKPVETALVTSRPTVRPGDAEIDQLVDLIDRARRVTLFCGSGTAGAHAEVMEFAEKIKSPVGHALRGKEWIQYDNPYDVGMSGLLGYGAAYEATHECDLLILLGTDFPYNAFLPDDVKIAQVDVRPERLGRRSKLDLAVWGDVRETLRCLTPRVKPKENRRFLDKMLKKHADALEGVVKAYTRKVEKHVPIHPEYVASVLDELAAEDAVFTVDTGMCNVWAARYITPNGRRRVIGSFSHGSMANALPMAIGAQFTDRERQVVSMSGDGGFSMLMGDFLTLVQYDLPVKVVLFNNSSLGMVELEMLVAGLPSYGTTNKNPDFSAVARACGAYGVRVEKPKDLPGALKAAFKHKGPALVDIVTDPNALSIPPKISSDMVTGFALSASKIVLDGGVGRMLQMARSNIRNVPRP from the coding sequence ATGGCCAAGCAGAACGTCGCCGAACAGTTCGTCGACATCCTCGTCCGCGCCGGAGTGGAACGCCTCTACGGCGTCGTCGGCGACAGCCTCAACCCCGTCGTGGACGCGGTGCGCCGAAACTCGGCCATCGACTGGGTGCACGTCCGCCACGAGGAGACCGCCGCCTTCGCGGCCGGCGCGGAGGCGCAGATCACCGGGAAGCTCACCGCGTGCGCCGGCTCCTGCGGACCGGGCAACCTCCACCTCATCAACGGGCTCTACGACGCGCACCGCTCGATGGCCCCCGTGCTCGCCCTCGCCTCGCAGATCCCGTCGAGCGAGATCGGCCTCGGCTACTTCCAGGAGACCCACCCGGACCGGCTGTTCACCGAGTGCAGCCACTACTGCGAGCTGATCTCCAGCCCGCAGCAGATGCCCCGGCTGCTCCAGAGCGCCATCCAGCACGCCGTCGGCCAGTCCGGCGTCAGCGTCGTCTCCCTCCCCGGTGACATCGCCTCCGAGGCAGCCCCCGACAAACCCGTGGAGACCGCCCTCGTCACCTCCCGGCCCACGGTCCGACCGGGCGACGCCGAGATCGACCAGCTCGTCGACCTCATCGACCGCGCCCGGCGGGTCACCCTGTTCTGCGGCAGCGGCACGGCCGGCGCGCACGCCGAGGTCATGGAGTTCGCCGAGAAGATCAAGTCGCCGGTCGGGCACGCGCTGCGCGGCAAGGAGTGGATCCAGTACGACAACCCGTACGACGTCGGCATGAGCGGACTGCTCGGGTACGGCGCCGCCTACGAAGCCACCCACGAGTGTGATCTGCTCATCCTGCTGGGCACCGACTTCCCGTACAACGCGTTCCTGCCCGACGACGTGAAGATCGCCCAGGTCGACGTCCGCCCCGAACGCCTCGGCCGGCGCTCGAAGTTGGACCTCGCCGTCTGGGGCGATGTGCGCGAGACGCTGCGCTGTCTCACCCCGCGTGTGAAGCCCAAGGAGAACCGGCGCTTCCTCGACAAGATGCTCAAGAAACACGCCGACGCGCTGGAGGGCGTCGTCAAGGCGTACACCAGGAAGGTCGAGAAGCACGTCCCGATCCACCCCGAGTACGTGGCGTCCGTCCTCGACGAACTCGCCGCCGAGGACGCCGTGTTCACCGTCGACACCGGCATGTGCAACGTCTGGGCGGCCCGCTACATCACGCCCAACGGCCGCCGCCGGGTGATCGGTTCGTTCTCCCACGGCTCGATGGCGAACGCGCTGCCGATGGCGATCGGCGCCCAGTTCACCGACAGGGAGCGGCAGGTCGTCTCGATGTCGGGGGACGGCGGGTTCTCCATGCTGATGGGCGACTTCCTCACCCTGGTCCAGTACGACCTCCCGGTGAAGGTCGTCCTCTTCAACAACTCCTCCCTCGGCATGGTCGAGTTGGAGATGCTGGTCGCGGGACTGCCCTCCTACGGCACCACCAACAAGAACCCGGACTTCTCCGCCGTCGCCCGCGCCTGCGGCGCCTACGGTGTGCGGGTGGAGAAGCCCAAGGATCTCCCGGGCGCGCTGAAGGCGGCGTTCAAGCACAAGGGCCCGGCCCTCGTCGACATCGTCACCGACCCCAACGCCCTGTCCATCCCTCCGAAGATCAGCAGCGACATGGTCACCGGGTTCGCCCTCTCCGCGTCGAAGATCGTCCTGGACGGCGGGGTCGGCCGGATGCTCCAGATGGCCCGCTCCAACATCCGCAACGTGCCCCGGCCCTGA
- a CDS encoding helix-turn-helix domain-containing protein, producing MTSQDDVEEFAALLRLLKARTGRSYGSLARRLAMNTSTLHRYCAGEAVPQEFAPVERPAAFCEATAAERHELHRVWLLAVAARQRPKPPEPASEATAVSPVPSDPSPSSDPPVSPDPSISSAPPVSLDLPVSSAPPVSSAPADSPATPDSPVSPAAFAAPAATPASTPAGTPATSPAAWFRRRRMLVGAAAATVLLVTLGSLAPRPSDHPRTGTTAGAAPGSTGSPSGGSASPTASSSPTSTPSPTSGSASAASPTPAPSSRSLSPAAEKRRERDGKAPDGGANPAGTPLTWTADSQVWQQGCGHDYVIAKEPRQVPPPPVQQDAAGWAATQGAVHGHQTMVRISVQGKSSTAVVLEALRVRVAGRGAPLGGNAYAMDQGCGGSLTPRAFAVNLDVDRPIARSVAGADGEHPIPAVRFPYRVSASDPEVLLVTAETERYDATWYLELDWSSQGRTGTTRVDDHGRPFHTTSIKGLPRYWYGSSGSQRQWMPYDG from the coding sequence GTGACGAGTCAGGACGACGTCGAGGAGTTCGCGGCGCTGCTGCGGCTGCTCAAGGCGCGCACGGGCCGCAGCTACGGTTCGCTGGCCAGACGCCTCGCCATGAACACCTCGACCCTGCACCGCTACTGCGCGGGCGAGGCGGTACCGCAGGAGTTCGCGCCGGTGGAACGGCCTGCGGCGTTCTGCGAGGCGACGGCGGCGGAACGGCACGAGCTGCACCGGGTGTGGCTGCTGGCGGTGGCGGCCAGACAACGCCCGAAGCCACCGGAACCGGCCTCCGAGGCCACCGCGGTCTCCCCGGTCCCTTCCGACCCTTCCCCCTCCTCAGACCCTCCCGTCTCCCCCGACCCCTCCATCTCCTCAGCCCCTCCCGTCTCCCTCGACCTCCCTGTCTCCTCAGCCCCTCCCGTCTCCTCAGCCCCTGCCGACTCCCCCGCCACTCCCGACTCTCCGGTGTCCCCGGCCGCTTTCGCCGCTCCCGCCGCCACCCCCGCCAGCACCCCCGCCGGCACACCCGCCACCAGCCCCGCCGCCTGGTTCCGTCGCCGCAGGATGCTGGTCGGGGCCGCCGCCGCCACCGTGCTGCTGGTGACGCTCGGCAGTCTGGCGCCCCGGCCCTCGGACCACCCCAGGACCGGGACGACGGCGGGTGCCGCGCCCGGCTCCACCGGGTCGCCGTCCGGCGGTTCCGCTTCCCCGACGGCGTCGTCCTCCCCGACCTCGACGCCGTCCCCGACATCAGGGTCGGCGTCGGCGGCCTCGCCGACCCCGGCGCCCTCCTCGCGGTCCCTCTCCCCCGCCGCAGAAAAGCGGCGGGAGCGCGACGGGAAGGCTCCCGACGGCGGCGCGAACCCCGCGGGCACGCCGCTCACCTGGACGGCCGACTCGCAGGTCTGGCAGCAGGGCTGCGGCCACGACTACGTCATCGCCAAGGAGCCACGGCAGGTCCCGCCGCCCCCGGTGCAGCAGGACGCGGCCGGCTGGGCGGCGACGCAGGGCGCCGTGCACGGGCACCAGACGATGGTCAGGATCTCGGTGCAGGGGAAGTCGTCGACGGCCGTGGTCCTGGAGGCACTTCGGGTCCGGGTGGCCGGGCGGGGGGCGCCGCTCGGGGGCAACGCCTACGCGATGGACCAGGGCTGCGGCGGTTCGCTGACGCCGCGCGCCTTCGCGGTGAACCTGGACGTCGACCGCCCGATCGCCCGCTCGGTCGCGGGCGCGGACGGCGAGCACCCGATCCCCGCCGTCCGCTTCCCCTACCGGGTCTCCGCCTCCGACCCTGAGGTGCTGCTGGTGACGGCGGAGACCGAACGGTACGACGCGACCTGGTACCTGGAGCTGGACTGGTCCTCGCAGGGCCGCACCGGCACCACCCGCGTCGACGACCACGGCCGCCCCTTCCACACCACCAGCATCAAGGGCCTGCCCCGCTACTGGTACGGGTCGAGCGGCTCCCAGCGGCAGTGGATGCCGTACGACGGCTGA
- a CDS encoding DUF2637 domain-containing protein has product MRLTDISLNWLLPGAVLLLGMLAAVAVLARSKRSGEHAKTEDSWERSEERRRRKEAIYGWASYVLLFCCAAVAAALSFKGLVGFGEQNLGLSDGWQYLVPFGLDGAAMFCSVLAVREASHGDAALGSRILVWTFAGAAAWFNWVHAPRGLGHDGAPHFFAGMSLSAAVLFDRALKQTRRAALREQGLVPRPLPQIRIVRWLRAPRETYKAWSLMLLENVRSLDEAVDEVREDQREKEQTRLRRRDKERMDRAQLKAISRGHRGFIGRGRQMEALEPAPATGTEPAIPAAEALPVRSRPSLQPVRKGGSDMTVDLTAEDDTMALPRLDSLERKLKDLEQQFG; this is encoded by the coding sequence ATGAGACTGACCGACATATCGCTGAATTGGCTGCTTCCGGGCGCCGTACTGCTCCTGGGCATGCTGGCGGCGGTTGCGGTGCTGGCACGCAGCAAGCGGTCCGGGGAGCACGCGAAGACCGAGGATTCCTGGGAGCGGAGCGAGGAGCGCCGCAGGCGCAAGGAGGCCATATACGGCTGGGCCTCCTACGTCCTTCTGTTCTGCTGTGCGGCCGTCGCCGCCGCGCTCTCCTTCAAGGGGCTCGTCGGCTTCGGTGAGCAGAACCTGGGCCTGTCCGACGGCTGGCAGTACCTGGTGCCGTTCGGCCTGGACGGCGCGGCGATGTTCTGCTCCGTCCTCGCCGTGCGCGAGGCCAGCCACGGTGACGCGGCCCTCGGCTCCCGGATACTGGTGTGGACGTTCGCGGGTGCCGCCGCCTGGTTCAACTGGGTGCACGCGCCCAGGGGTCTCGGTCACGACGGCGCCCCGCACTTCTTCGCGGGCATGTCCCTCTCGGCCGCGGTGCTGTTCGACCGCGCGCTGAAGCAGACCCGTCGCGCCGCGCTCCGCGAGCAGGGCCTGGTGCCCCGTCCGCTGCCCCAGATCCGCATAGTCCGGTGGCTGCGGGCGCCCCGCGAGACCTACAAGGCGTGGTCGCTCATGCTGCTGGAGAACGTGCGCAGCCTGGACGAGGCGGTCGACGAGGTCCGCGAGGACCAGCGCGAGAAGGAGCAGACCCGACTGCGCCGCCGCGACAAGGAGCGCATGGACCGCGCCCAGCTCAAGGCGATCAGCCGGGGCCACCGCGGCTTCATCGGCCGCGGCCGGCAGATGGAGGCACTGGAGCCCGCTCCGGCGACCGGAACGGAGCCCGCGATACCCGCTGCGGAAGCTCTCCCGGTCCGTTCCCGGCCGTCGCTCCAGCCGGTACGCAAAGGCGGTTCGGACATGACCGTCGACCTCACCGCGGAGGACGACACAATGGCTCTGCCGCGACTCGACTCCCTGGAGCGCAAGCTCAAGGATCTCGAGCAGCAGTTCGGCTAG
- a CDS encoding (2Fe-2S)-binding protein → MPVPPSALTDAYDRLATALPSLRIQELPPGAAQPDGGGWITGASLTRPGQAMDTFLDWDDAQIRRDHGTRARPDVTASFGLHRYAWPVCLLITVPWFLLRRVPRYPVTQVSYDRTVPELAMGRLAVRAAGFACLPDDPAAGRPEARVVADEEALDAEVRAAVAEHLEPVLAAFGPRMRRRGRALWGMATDEVVEGLWYVAGLLGEEARATAELKRLLPGATLPFVGSAAFRELATPTGRRLPTRDRASCCLFYTLRPEDTCVTCPRTCDADRIAKLTAHAAA, encoded by the coding sequence ATGCCCGTGCCCCCCTCGGCGCTCACGGACGCGTACGACCGTCTCGCCACCGCGCTGCCCTCGCTGCGCATACAGGAGCTGCCCCCGGGCGCCGCCCAGCCGGACGGCGGGGGCTGGATCACCGGCGCCTCCCTGACCCGGCCGGGTCAGGCGATGGACACGTTCCTCGACTGGGACGACGCGCAGATACGGCGGGATCACGGCACGCGGGCCCGCCCGGACGTGACCGCGAGCTTCGGCCTGCACCGGTACGCGTGGCCGGTCTGCCTGCTGATCACCGTCCCGTGGTTCCTGCTGCGCCGGGTGCCGCGCTACCCGGTGACCCAGGTGTCCTACGACCGCACGGTCCCGGAGCTGGCGATGGGCCGGCTCGCGGTGCGCGCGGCGGGCTTCGCGTGCCTCCCGGACGACCCGGCGGCCGGCCGCCCTGAGGCGCGGGTGGTGGCCGACGAGGAGGCGCTCGACGCCGAGGTGCGGGCGGCGGTGGCCGAGCATCTGGAGCCGGTGCTCGCGGCGTTCGGCCCGAGGATGCGCCGCCGGGGCCGCGCGCTGTGGGGCATGGCGACGGACGAGGTCGTGGAGGGCCTCTGGTACGTGGCCGGGCTGCTCGGCGAGGAGGCGCGGGCGACGGCCGAGCTGAAGCGGCTGCTGCCGGGCGCGACGCTCCCGTTCGTCGGCTCGGCGGCGTTCCGCGAGCTGGCCACGCCGACGGGGCGGCGGCTGCCGACCCGGGACCGGGCGAGCTGCTGCCTGTTCTACACACTGCGCCCCGAGGACACCTGCGTGACGTGCCCGCGCACCTGCGACGCCGACCGGATCGCCAAACTCACTGCGCACGCGGCAGCTTGA
- a CDS encoding GntR family transcriptional regulator, whose product MTSSTDTSGGGPVEQRAERAQRVAGVVRVPAQPGAADGGRGERGSRERGERGSRESGEPGERSEHSYCAPVAPRARSVVRRSSVRGQILDALRAALAGGELTPGDVYSAPALGERFGVSATPVREAMQQLALEGAVEVVPNRGFRVVARGVRELSELAEVRALIEVPVVLGLARAVAVERWAELRPLAEAGVRAASSGCRVAYGEADRAFHRAVLGLSGNRQLVQIADDLQRRVQVPVGDGRLDLVSDAAEHQALLDALIARDDVLVRVLVESHFGGVR is encoded by the coding sequence ATGACCTCAAGTACCGACACGTCCGGAGGAGGGCCCGTGGAGCAGCGTGCTGAGCGTGCGCAGAGGGTCGCCGGGGTGGTTCGGGTACCGGCGCAGCCGGGGGCCGCGGACGGGGGGCGGGGGGAGCGGGGCTCGCGGGAGCGGGGTGAGCGGGGCTCCCGGGAGTCGGGTGAGCCGGGTGAGCGTAGTGAGCACTCGTACTGCGCGCCCGTCGCGCCTCGGGCCCGGTCCGTCGTGCGGCGGTCCTCCGTGCGGGGGCAGATACTCGACGCCCTGCGGGCCGCCCTCGCGGGAGGTGAGCTGACGCCGGGCGACGTGTACTCGGCGCCCGCCCTCGGGGAGCGGTTCGGGGTCTCCGCCACGCCGGTGCGGGAAGCCATGCAGCAGCTCGCGCTCGAAGGCGCCGTCGAGGTGGTGCCCAACCGCGGGTTCCGGGTCGTCGCGCGCGGGGTGCGGGAGCTGTCGGAACTGGCGGAGGTGCGGGCGCTCATCGAGGTGCCCGTGGTGCTCGGCCTCGCCCGCGCGGTGGCCGTCGAGCGGTGGGCCGAGCTGCGGCCGCTCGCCGAGGCCGGTGTCCGGGCCGCGTCGTCGGGGTGCCGGGTCGCCTACGGAGAAGCCGACCGGGCGTTCCACCGAGCGGTGCTCGGGCTCTCCGGGAACCGTCAGCTCGTCCAGATCGCCGACGACCTCCAGCGGCGGGTGCAGGTGCCTGTCGGCGACGGGCGGCTCGACCTGGTCAGCGACGCGGCCGAGCACCAGGCGCTGCTGGACGCGCTGATCGCGCGGGACGACGTGCTGGTGCGGGTGCTGGTGGAGTCGCACTTCGGCGGGGTGCGGTGA
- a CDS encoding PucR family transcriptional regulator, with protein MRLRALLDTDALGLRLLGGEDELDRTVRGVMTTDLRDPSRYLSGGELVLTGLAWRGGAADSDPFVHLLVQAGVSALAAGEAELGAVPDDLVEACARHRLPLFAVHESVAFATITEHVVRQVSGERAGDLAAVVDRHRRMMTSGPAGGGPDVVLDLLGSDLDLRAWVLSPTGRLIAGPKGAALAGDLCARLAAEHLAAARTGRRGPHRVAVGQAHFSLFPIRGGRTPRASRDVRETVLSDWLLAVEADAGDWPDERLDLLQGVTQLIAVEQDRRDAARTVRRRLAQEVLELVQAGAAPAEIAARLRVAAPVLLPGLGAAPHWQVVVARVEWTDGDAIEPGPTAQSLLEEILVDPLATGPEPSDRIAVAHTGEEAVALVPLPAVSAEHDGSESGIHADQLLASVREPLAAGLADDGQVTLGVSAAVHSAEGLRGALEEARHARRVAAARPGRVSAAGHQELASHVLLLPFVPDDVRRAFTARLLDPLRGYDRRHRAELIPTLEAFLDCDGSWTRCAARLHLHVNTLRYRVGRIEQLTGRDLSRLEDKLDFFLALRMS; from the coding sequence ATGCGGCTGCGCGCACTGCTGGACACCGACGCGCTGGGCCTGCGGCTGCTCGGCGGCGAGGACGAGCTGGACCGCACGGTACGCGGCGTGATGACCACCGACCTACGGGACCCCAGCCGCTATCTGTCCGGCGGCGAACTGGTCCTCACGGGCCTGGCCTGGCGCGGCGGAGCGGCGGACTCCGACCCCTTCGTCCACCTCCTGGTGCAGGCCGGGGTGTCCGCGCTCGCGGCCGGCGAGGCCGAGCTCGGCGCCGTCCCCGACGACCTCGTCGAGGCCTGCGCCCGCCACCGGCTCCCCCTCTTCGCCGTCCACGAGTCCGTGGCCTTCGCGACGATCACCGAACACGTCGTGCGCCAGGTGTCGGGCGAGCGCGCGGGCGACCTGGCGGCCGTGGTGGACCGGCACCGCAGGATGATGACGTCGGGCCCCGCGGGCGGCGGCCCCGACGTGGTGCTCGACCTGCTGGGCAGCGACCTGGACCTGCGGGCCTGGGTGCTCTCCCCGACCGGCCGCCTGATAGCGGGCCCCAAGGGCGCGGCCCTCGCGGGCGACCTGTGCGCGCGGCTCGCGGCCGAGCACCTGGCGGCGGCCCGCACCGGACGGCGCGGCCCGCACCGGGTCGCCGTCGGCCAGGCGCACTTCTCCCTCTTCCCGATCCGCGGCGGGCGCACCCCGCGGGCGTCGCGGGACGTGCGGGAGACGGTCCTGTCGGACTGGCTGCTGGCCGTGGAGGCCGACGCGGGCGACTGGCCGGACGAGCGCCTCGACCTGCTCCAGGGCGTCACCCAGCTGATAGCGGTGGAACAGGACCGGCGCGACGCGGCCCGCACGGTCCGCCGCAGGCTCGCCCAGGAGGTCCTCGAACTCGTCCAGGCGGGCGCGGCCCCGGCCGAGATCGCGGCCCGCCTGCGGGTGGCGGCCCCCGTCCTGCTCCCCGGCCTCGGGGCGGCCCCGCACTGGCAGGTGGTGGTGGCCAGGGTCGAGTGGACCGACGGCGACGCGATCGAGCCGGGCCCGACCGCCCAGTCGCTCCTGGAGGAGATCCTCGTCGACCCACTGGCCACCGGCCCCGAACCGTCCGACCGGATCGCCGTCGCGCACACCGGCGAGGAGGCCGTCGCCCTGGTCCCGCTGCCCGCCGTGTCGGCCGAGCACGACGGCTCGGAGTCCGGCATCCACGCCGATCAGCTCCTGGCGTCGGTACGGGAACCGCTCGCCGCCGGCCTCGCCGACGACGGCCAGGTGACCCTGGGCGTCAGCGCCGCCGTGCACTCGGCGGAGGGGCTGCGCGGCGCCCTGGAGGAGGCCAGGCACGCCCGCCGGGTGGCGGCGGCCCGTCCCGGCCGGGTCTCGGCGGCCGGCCACCAGGAACTGGCCTCGCACGTGCTGCTGCTCCCGTTCGTCCCCGACGACGTGCGCCGCGCCTTCACCGCCCGGCTCCTCGACCCGCTCCGCGGGTACGACCGCCGCCACCGGGCCGAACTGATCCCCACCCTGGAGGCGTTCCTCGACTGCGACGGCTCATGGACCCGCTGCGCGGCCCGGCTCCACCTCCACGTCAACACGCTGCGCTACCGGGTCGGGCGAATCGAGCAGTTGACGGGCCGTGACCTGTCGCGCCTTGAGGACAAGCTCGATTTCTTCCTCGCGCTGCGCATGAGCTGA
- a CDS encoding FAD binding domain-containing protein produces MDFLRPASWEEALAAKAEHPAAVPIAGGTDVMVEINFDHRRPEYLLDLTRIGDLYEWQDAGDSVRLGASVPYTRIMERLRTELPGLALASHTVASPQIRNRGGVGGNLGTASPAGDAHPALLAAGAQVEAESVRGSRLIPIDDFYTGVKRNALAPDELIRAVHVTKAEGPQQYAKVGTRNAMVIAVCAFGLALHPRTRTVRTGIGSAAPTPVRARTAEEFLNAALDEGRFWDNGKVITPSVVKQFADLCAGACNPIDDVRGTASYRRHAVGVLARRTLTWTWESYRGSRRLTEGAA; encoded by the coding sequence ATGGACTTCCTTCGCCCCGCCAGCTGGGAGGAGGCGCTCGCCGCGAAGGCCGAGCACCCCGCCGCTGTGCCGATTGCGGGTGGCACCGATGTGATGGTCGAGATCAACTTCGACCACCGTCGGCCCGAGTACCTCCTCGACCTCACCCGCATCGGTGATCTCTACGAATGGCAGGACGCCGGCGACAGCGTACGGCTCGGGGCCTCCGTGCCCTACACCCGGATCATGGAGCGGCTCCGCACCGAGCTGCCCGGCCTGGCCCTCGCCTCGCACACCGTGGCCTCCCCGCAGATCCGCAACCGCGGCGGCGTCGGCGGCAACCTCGGCACCGCCTCCCCGGCCGGTGACGCCCACCCCGCCCTGCTCGCCGCGGGCGCCCAGGTCGAGGCCGAGTCGGTGCGCGGCTCCCGGCTCATCCCCATCGACGACTTCTACACCGGCGTCAAGCGCAACGCCCTCGCCCCCGACGAACTCATCCGCGCCGTGCACGTCACGAAGGCCGAAGGACCCCAGCAGTACGCCAAGGTCGGCACCCGCAACGCCATGGTCATCGCCGTCTGCGCCTTCGGCCTCGCCCTGCATCCGCGCACCCGCACCGTCCGCACCGGCATCGGCTCCGCCGCGCCCACCCCGGTGCGCGCCCGCACCGCCGAGGAGTTCCTGAACGCCGCGCTCGACGAGGGCCGCTTCTGGGACAACGGCAAGGTCATCACCCCCTCGGTCGTCAAGCAGTTCGCCGACCTGTGCGCCGGCGCCTGCAACCCGATCGACGACGTCCGCGGCACCGCGAGCTACCGGCGGCACGCCGTCGGTGTGCTGGCCCGCAGGACACTCACCTGGACCTGGGAGTCGTACCGCGGCTCCCGGCGCCTCACGGAGGGAGCCGCGTAA
- a CDS encoding (2Fe-2S)-binding protein, which produces MRVNFTVNGRPQEADDVWEGESLLYVLRERLGLPGSKNACEQGECGSCTVRLDDVPVCSCLVAAGQAEGRDVVTVEGLADHARRRSCGDAPGTSLDAARGWQPKGTGPATGDDPELAPVQQAFIDAGAVQCGFCTPGLLVAADELLEHHPNPSDADIREALSGNLCRCTGYEKIMDAVRLAAARQGEGA; this is translated from the coding sequence ATGCGCGTCAACTTCACCGTCAACGGACGTCCGCAGGAGGCCGACGACGTCTGGGAGGGCGAGTCCCTCCTGTACGTGCTGCGCGAGCGGCTCGGCCTCCCCGGCTCCAAGAACGCCTGCGAACAGGGCGAGTGCGGCTCCTGCACGGTCCGCCTCGACGACGTCCCGGTCTGCTCCTGCCTGGTCGCCGCCGGGCAGGCCGAGGGCCGCGACGTGGTCACCGTCGAAGGACTCGCCGACCACGCCCGCAGGCGCTCCTGCGGCGACGCCCCGGGGACCTCGCTGGACGCGGCCCGCGGCTGGCAGCCCAAGGGCACCGGCCCTGCCACCGGCGACGACCCCGAACTCGCCCCCGTCCAGCAGGCGTTCATCGACGCGGGCGCCGTCCAGTGCGGCTTCTGCACCCCCGGCCTGCTGGTCGCGGCCGACGAACTCCTCGAACACCACCCGAACCCGAGCGACGCCGACATCCGCGAGGCGCTGTCCGGCAACCTGTGCCGCTGCACCGGCTACGAGAAGATCATGGACGCCGTGCGGCTGGCCGCCGCCCGACAGGGAGAGGGGGCCTGA